In the genome of Variovorax sp. PAMC26660, the window TCGGCTCACCCGCCAGGGGCGGCCTGCCCGGCACCGTCGCCCGACGCGAGAGCAACGGCTGGAAGATCGACGGCCACAAGCTCTACACCACCGGCATCGAAGGCCTGGCATGGCTCGCCGTGTGGGCCCGCACCGACGAAGCCTCGCCCCGTACCGGCGTGTTCCTGGTGCCGCGCCATGCGCCCGGCGTGCGCGTGATCGCGAGCTGGGACCACCTGGGCCTGCGCGCTTCGGGCAGCCATGAAGTGATGTTCGAGAACGTGACCATCGACCTCGACCATGCCGTCGACCTGCGCGCGCCGGCCGACTGGGCGCCCGATGCCGGCAGCCAGACCGACATCGACGCCCACGCCACGCAGCAGGCCTGGATGGTGGTGCTGCTCGGCAGCCTCTACGACGCGGTGGCCCGCGCCGCACGCGACTGGCTGGTCGGCTTCCTGAACAGTCGCGCGCCCGGCAGCCTGGGCGCGCCGCTCGCGAGCCTGCCGCGCGTGCAGGAGCACGTGGGCGAGATCGAGGCGCTGCTGCGCACCAACCGCGTGCTGCTCGACGATGCGGCCAGCACCGTCGACCACGGCCACGCACAACCAGCCGCCGACAGCGGACTGCTGAAGTACAGCGTGACGGGCAACGCCATCCGCGTGGTCGAACTCGCCCTGCAACTGAGCGGCAACCACGGCCTGACGC includes:
- a CDS encoding acyl-CoA dehydrogenase family protein, whose amino-acid sequence is MSALPLRRAPATTEEQHLPATVDDSVLAHLSAQFTATAADHDRSGAFPRENFAALQAHGLIGLVAPATHGGGGATLATARRVIAAVARGEPATALILTMTYLQHHALTRNDSRWPPHLRERVTRDAVERGALINSLRVEPALGSPARGGLPGTVARRESNGWKIDGHKLYTTGIEGLAWLAVWARTDEASPRTGVFLVPRHAPGVRVIASWDHLGLRASGSHEVMFENVTIDLDHAVDLRAPADWAPDAGSQTDIDAHATQQAWMVVLLGSLYDAVARAARDWLVGFLNSRAPGSLGAPLASLPRVQEHVGEIEALLRTNRVLLDDAASTVDHGHAQPAADSGLLKYSVTGNAIRVVELALQLSGNHGLTRQNPLERHYRDVLCSRIHTPQNDAVLIAAGKRALLAAGAAA